The sequence GTCGTCTAGTAGTAAAAGTAGAAAGCCAATCATCGAGTTAAGCTGATTCCTAATTTCATGAGAAATGCGGACTAAGCTTTGATATTGTTGGGTGGTAGCTTCCGGATGATTGTTAAATTGCATAAAGTAAAGGCGCGAGTAATAACCACCTTTTTTTAATAGTTCTTCGTGAGTTCCTATCTCGACAACACGTCCTTGATCTAGGACAGCAATTTGATGAGCTTTTTGGATTGTAGATAGGCGGTGAGCAATAATTAAAGTTGTGCGATCGCGGCTAAGATCGTCAAGGGCGCTTTGCACTAAACGTTCAGAAACTGTATCTAACGCGCTGGTAGCTTCATCTAAAATGAGAATTTCTGGATTTTGTAGCAAAGCACGAGCGATCGCTATTCTTTGTCTCTGTCCACCAGATAACATGACACCGCGATCGCCAATTAAGGTATCAAATCCTTGGGGTAATTTGCTAATAAATTCATAAGCATTTGCTCGTTTTGCTGCTGATAAAATTTCATCATCAGTAGCATTAGCACGACCATAAATGATGTTATTTCGCACTGAATCATTGAACAAAAAAGTATCTTGACTGACGATTCCCATCTTGTGACGCACGGATGTGAGATCGAAGTCGCGCAAATCCCTACCATCAATAGTGATAGAGCCGGATAATGGATCGTAAAATCTGGGTAGGAGGTCTGCTAAGGTTGATTTACCAGCGCCAGAACCACCCACTAAAGCCAGCGTATGACCACGAGGTAAAAATAAATCTACATCTTTAAGTACTAACTTTTCATGATCAGGGTACGCAAAAGAAAGGGAATTAAAATGTACTCCTTTCTCTAATTTTGTATAGGAAATTTTCCCTCTGCTCATGAAGAGTTTATTATCTTGATTTAAAAACTCTGTCACCGTATTCACACTAGCGGTGGTACTAGCCAAGCTACTACGGACAGTGTTTAATTGCGAAATTAATGGTAGCAGTCGTAATAATACTAATAAATATGTTAGTAGTACAGCGGATAAAGAAGCAATTTGATTTGCTAATAAAAACTTACTTAAAAATACAATTAATAGTAATGCGGTAATTCCCATGACCTCGCTCAGAGGGGCGATGGCTTCCGAATTAACTTGAGATTGAAAATCTGCTTTTTCCCGGGCGCGAATTAAGTTTTTCACCTTATGATATTCCTTCTCTTCATTTCCCGTAGCTTTTACTAAGCGAATACCATTTAAAATCTCCAGCATAGCAATTGAATAAGCTTTAGACATCTCACTCAATTGCTTACCAAATCTTTTAGACCGAGAAATTGCATACTGATTTACTAATGTCACTAAAGATAATAAAACCGTAGCCGCCAGTGTCAACTTCCAAGAAATTGACAACAATAATC is a genomic window of Fortiea contorta PCC 7126 containing:
- a CDS encoding ABC transporter ATP-binding protein — its product is MSTRKLILKFAKPYPGLIILTIVLGFSGGLFNGVSTALIVPIVLKIVGEQADLSKAPGILKAIMTPFDQVPENYRLTVMAGVIIFTIFLKNLATYTSTLASSSLTRRLMSDMRETGLKILLEIDIDYYAKMKVGDLINRLGGEISRAATAIGLTIKLLILGITILVFVGLLLSISWKLTLAATVLLSLVTLVNQYAISRSKRFGKQLSEMSKAYSIAMLEILNGIRLVKATGNEEKEYHKVKNLIRAREKADFQSQVNSEAIAPLSEVMGITALLLIVFLSKFLLANQIASLSAVLLTYLLVLLRLLPLISQLNTVRSSLASTTASVNTVTEFLNQDNKLFMSRGKISYTKLEKGVHFNSLSFAYPDHEKLVLKDVDLFLPRGHTLALVGGSGAGKSTLADLLPRFYDPLSGSITIDGRDLRDFDLTSVRHKMGIVSQDTFLFNDSVRNNIIYGRANATDDEILSAAKRANAYEFISKLPQGFDTLIGDRGVMLSGGQRQRIAIARALLQNPEILILDEATSALDTVSERLVQSALDDLSRDRTTLIIAHRLSTIQKAHQIAVLDQGRVVEIGTHEELLKKGGYYSRLYFMQFNNHPEATTQQYQSLVRISHEIRNQLNSMIGFLLLLLDDLVDSFPERRELIAASNISSLRIITIIDIFDDIFNQQIKNQSFSSIEKNNSVITRYQSFTHIFEDFRSCINIIMGVLHSLADNELYDAQEQNKLVAEAYNSAIHLFDKLEKFEHSLKIGNNEKR